The DNA window CTTCGCAGATAAAAAAGCAGAAAACCTGTTGCAGGGTATCGCAGATTCCAAACAGCGTACGTTAAGCCGGCTGATTTTTGGTCTGGGTATGCGTCACGTGGGCAAGACTACAGCCGAACTTCTGGTTGCTCACTATGAACACCTGCAAGCCATGGGCGGAGCCTCCGCGGAAGAACTGGAGGCCATTGAAGGCATTGGGCCCGTCATTGCGCAGAGTATAGCGGATTGGTTTAGTGTTGAAAAAAATCAGGCGCTTGTTGCTGAACTGGATGAACTCGGGGTCAACCTGCATCGGTTGGAGGAAGAGGCACCAGTACACGTTGAGGGTGAAGATGCACCGGTAGCTGGTAAAACCTTTGTGCTTACCGGCACATTGCCTACTTTAGGACGCACTGATGCCAAAAACATGATCAAGCGTGCTGGCGGCAAGGTGGCATCCAGTGTGAGCAAAAAGACCGACTATGTTGTCGCTGGCGAAAAGGCTGGCTCAAAACTGGCCAAGGCCCAGGAATTGGAAATCACCATACTCGACGAAGCTGGCTTGCTGGCTTTGCTTGAAGCATAAGCCCCGTTTACCATACCAAGCCCCATCATGTTGACCCCTTTAGATTATTCCGTTATTGCAATATACATTATAGGTGTCATTGCATTTGGTATATGGTCAGGTGGCCGGCAGGGGGATAGCAAAGACTATTTCCTCGGCAACAAAGATTTACCGTGGTGGGCCATTTGTTTTTCAATCGTAGCGACCGAAACAAGCACGTTGACTGTGATTGGTATTCCGGCTGTTTCGTATGGCGGTGCGCTGACGTTCATCCAGATCACCTTTGGCTATTTACTGGGGCGGGTGATTGTGAGTTATCTGCTTTTGCCGCGGTATTTTGAAGGAGAATTCCAAACAGCATACGCTTTTCTAGGAGACCGCTTTGGCAAAGCAACCCAAAAAACAGCGTCTGTCACGTTCTTGATAACCCGACTGCTTGCAGATGGTGTACGGCTGTTTGCCACGGCCATCCCGATCAAGTTAATAGCTGATGCCGCAGGATTTTCGCTTAGTTACATGACGATCATCGGTCTCATTGGTGTGCTTACCATTCTTTACACCATGATTGGTGGCATTAAGGCAGTTGTGTGGATGGACGTGGTGCAGATGACGGTTTATGTAGGTGGAGCTATCTTTGCCATTTTTGTGTTGCTTGGTGACTCGCCTGCTGGTTGGTGGGCAGAAGCGCAAGCGGCAGGCAAGACAAAAGTCATCGACTTTGAATTAGGCCGGCCGCTCAGTTATCTGCTGACCCATCCCTATGCATTCCTCACCGCGTTGTTTGGGGGTGCGGTGTTTACCATGGCCTCACATGGATCAGACCAGCTCATTGTCCAGCGCCTGCTGGCCTGTCGCGACTTACAAGACAGCAAGCGCGCCCTGATTGGGAGCGGCGTACTGGTGATGGTGCAATTTGTAATCTTCCTCTTTGTTGGTCTTTTGTTGTGGATACATTTTGGCGGTGCCACACCGCAGGAATTGGGCCTCTCGCGTGCTGATGAGATTTTCCCTCGGTTTATCATTGAAGGATTGCCCGGTGGGTTGTCCGGATTCATTTTGGCCGGCATTATTGCGGCGGCCATGAGTACGCTGTCCAGTTCACTGAATGCACTCTCATCATCTTCCGTCATGGACTTGTATGCAGATTTGCGCAAGGGAGAAATGGACAGTGCAACTTCGCTTAAGGTAGCGCGGGTGTTTACCCTCATTTGGGGTATAGTGTTTATCCTCTTTGCAGGGCTTTTTGAGGATCAAACCAACCCGGTTGTCGAACTTGGATTGGCCATTGCAACTTTCACGTATGGGGGTATGCTTGGACTCTTTTTGCTGGGCCTTTTTGTCAAGCGTGCACAGCAGAAAGAAGCCATTACTGGCTTTGTATTAGCCGTTATTGCAATGGTTCTAATCATAAAAGGATTGCGCTTCA is part of the Bacteroidota bacterium genome and encodes:
- a CDS encoding sodium:solute symporter encodes the protein MLTPLDYSVIAIYIIGVIAFGIWSGGRQGDSKDYFLGNKDLPWWAICFSIVATETSTLTVIGIPAVSYGGALTFIQITFGYLLGRVIVSYLLLPRYFEGEFQTAYAFLGDRFGKATQKTASVTFLITRLLADGVRLFATAIPIKLIADAAGFSLSYMTIIGLIGVLTILYTMIGGIKAVVWMDVVQMTVYVGGAIFAIFVLLGDSPAGWWAEAQAAGKTKVIDFELGRPLSYLLTHPYAFLTALFGGAVFTMASHGSDQLIVQRLLACRDLQDSKRALIGSGVLVMVQFVIFLFVGLLLWIHFGGATPQELGLSRADEIFPRFIIEGLPGGLSGFILAGIIAAAMSTLSSSLNALSSSSVMDLYADLRKGEMDSATSLKVARVFTLIWGIVFILFAGLFEDQTNPVVELGLAIATFTYGGMLGLFLLGLFVKRAQQKEAITGFVLAVIAMVLIIKGLRFSETNGWLFILNSGDNPQGTVDGLLSVAWPLYTLMGAAITVGIGGLLSLRKS